One Octopus sinensis linkage group LG21, ASM634580v1, whole genome shotgun sequence DNA segment encodes these proteins:
- the LOC115222869 gene encoding CD63 antigen yields MVEAGMKCIKYLLFAFNFIFVIAAIALIAVGIVVQTNFSGYLNFFDAPVTSVAILLIVVGVIMFFIAAFGCCGAIKEHNVCTMVFAVLLALIFILQLAGGIAAFVMRSDLENTVTETMKKAEQNYLTSPGVKKTWDDVQTDFKCCGVDKSTEWQQVYTNTTLPDSCCESDKGCNESSKDKYQTGCADAFISWSKSNLAKIAAAGLALAFIQVIGIVFACCLAQAIRKEYECV; encoded by the exons ATTGCTGCAATAGCACTGATCGCAGTTGGCATTGTAGTACAGACCAACTTCTCAGGgtatttgaatttctttgatgCGCCGGTGACTTCGGTGGCGATACTGCTGATAGTTGTCGGCGTTATTATGTTCTTCATTGCTGCATTTGGTTGTTGTGGAGCCATTAAGGAACACAATGTCTGCACCATGGTG tttgCTGTTCTTTTGGCTTTAATCTTCATTCTCCAACTGGCTGGTGGAATTGCTGCCTTTGTCATGCGCAGTGAT CTTGAAAATACTGTTACCGAAACCATGAAAAAAGCCGAACAGAATTATCTTACTTCACCTGGTGTCAAGAAAACTTGGGATGATGTTCAAACTGAC tttAAATGCTGTGGTGTGGATAAATCAACTGAATGGCAACAGGTTTATACAAATACTACTTTGCCAGATTCGTGCTGCGAGAGTGACAAGGGATGCAATGAATCAAGCAAGGACAAATACCAAACT ggTTGTGCCGATGCATTTATTTCCTGGTCAAAGAGTAATTTGGCGAAAATCGCAGCTGCAGGCCTTGCCCTTGCTTTTATTCAG gTGATTGGTATTGTGTTCGCTTGCTGTTTGGCTCAGGCTATCCGGAaagaatatgaatgtgtgtaa